The window CGAGTGGCGGCACCGCGGCGGCCGTGGCCGCCAACCTCGGTCTTGTCGGGCTCGGCACCGACACCGGGAATTCGATTCGAGGGCCATCCTCGCATCAGTCTTTGGTGGGCATTCGCTCGACCATCGGACTCACCAGCCGGGCTGGGATCGTCCCACTGGGACTCAGGTACGACATCGCGGGCCCCATGGCCCGGACCGTGGCGGACGCGGTTCTGGTGTTCCAGGTCGTGGCCGGTGAAGATCCGGCCGATCCGGTGACCGGCGCGGTCCGGGACCACCCGATCCCGGATTACACCAAGTCCCTGGTCCGGGGTAGCCTCAAGGGCAGCCGGATCGGAGTGCTCCATCAGGCCTACGACACTCCGACGACGGACCCGGAGATCCGGGCGCTGTTCGCCCGGGCCCTCGCCGACCTCGCGGCGCAGGGCGCCACGATCGTTGACCCGGTGGCGGTGGAGGGATTCGACCGGCTGCCGAGCGACGACGACGGCTGCCTCGGTTTCAAGCCGGATCTCAACCGGTTCCTGGCAGACCAAGGCGATCGGGTTCCGGTCAAGACGTTGAAGGATATTCTCGCGAGCCGGAAGTTCCACCCCTCGATCGAAACCGCGATGCGGGCGGCGGAAGCCGATGATCGGATCCCAGCCACCGACCCGGGTTGCCGGAACGGCCTCGAGGCCCGGAAGCAACTCGGAGCGGCGGTGACGGCCTTGATGGAACGGGAGCGGCTCGACGCCTTGATCTACCCGACGTGGAGCAACCCGCCCCGGTTGATCGGTGACCTCAACACGCCGGCCGGCGACAACAACCAGGTCTTCTCCCCAGTCACCGGGTTTCCCGCCCTGACCGTCCCCATGGGCTCCACCCGAGGCGGCCGCCTGCCGGCCGGCCTCCAGTTCTTCGGGCGGGCCTGGAGCGAGGCCCGACTAATTGCGCTCGGATACGACTACGAGCAGGCGACCCGGCACCGCAAGGCGCCGGCGACCGTTCCTCCGCTTCGTTAGGCGGGCTCAACCACGTAGGCTTCCATCGCGAAGTACTCGGCCAAGCCCAGCCGGTCGAGCGACGCCGCCGTCTCCTTGTTGCGGGCCTCGACCCGCTGCCAGAACTCCCGTTCGTCGAGCCCGGGGAACGGCGCCGAATCCTTCTGCGACTGGTGCTTGAAGATCGCCTGGATCTTGAGACTCAATTCCTCCTGCGAGAGCGGCACCAGCCAAGTCGCCTCGGTCACCGACCACTCCTGCCAAGCGCCGCGGTACAGCCAGACCTCCGGCCGCCGGGCCACCCGGGCCAGGGCCAGGTCGATGGCCTCTTTGCACATTCGGTGGGTGCCGTGCGGATCGGAGAGGTCTCCGGCAACGAACACCAGGTCGGGTTCAGCTTCCTCGAGCAGGGCTTGAATGACCGCGACGTCGGCGGACCCCACTGGGTCTTTCCGGACCTTGCCGGTCCGGTAGAACGGCAAGTTGAGAAACCGGGCGGCCGACCGGGCCAGGCCTAACGTTTCGATTCCGCTCACCGCCTCGCTCTCCCGGATCATCCGTTTGAGGTCGAGCGCCTCGGGAATATCCATCTGCCCCGGTGACTTCGTCGCCAGAAACTCACCGACCCGGTCCGCCAAAGCCTTCGTGACCTCGGGAGCCACCCGGAACTCCCGGGCAAACCGGGCCAGAAAATCGAGGTACCGCCGGAGGTCGTGGTCGAACACGGCGATGTTGCCGCTGGTGAGATAAGCGACCGTGACCTCATTTTGGTTCAGGACCAGCTTGCGGAGCATCCCGCCCATCGAGATCACATCATCGTCGGGATGGGGCGAGAAGCAGATCACTTTCTGTTGTCGGGGCAACTTCGAGCGGCCCCTGATCTTGGCGCCGAGGGCGTTGAAGGCAAAGCCGTTCACGGCGCCGGGCGACCCGAACTTGGCGAGCAGTGACGAGAGCCAGTGCTCGACGTAGTCCCGCTGGGTCAGCTTGAGGATGCCGCGGCCGGCCTGCCCTGCCAGCCACACCACAGCCTCGAGCGCCAGCCGGTCGTTCCACTCGACCTCGTCGACCAGCCACGGCGTGGCGATCCGGGTGAGGCCGGCCGCAGCCGCCCGGTCGAGATAGAACGTGGTGGCTGGATGGCTCTGAAGGAAAGTGGCCGCCACCTCCGTGTCGACCGGCCCCTCGACCGCCCGCCGAACGATGCCGGCCTTGTGTTCGCCGGTCGCGAGAATCGCGATCTGGCGGGCCTCGAGAATCGTGGCGACTCCCATCGTCACCGCCTCACGGGGCACGAAGGCCTCCCCGAAGAAATCGGCGGCCGCGTCCCGGCGGGTCACGGTGTCGAGGGTCACCAGACGGGTCCGGCTCCGGGCGCCGGAGCCCGGTTCGTTGAAACCGATATGCCCGGTCTTCCCGATGCCGAGCAGTTGGAGGTCGATCCCGCCGGCGGCCCGGATCGCCGCCTCGTACCCGGCGCACTCGGCCTCGATATCGCCGCGCGGCACCCCGCCGGAGGGCAGATGGATGGTGGCCGGATCGATATCGACATGATCGAACAAGTGTTCCCGCATGAACCGCTGGTAGGAGTGGATGCTCGACGGGTCCATCGGGTAGTACTCGTCGAGATTGAACGTCACCACCCGAGCGAACGAGAGACCATCCTCACGGTGGAGCCGGATTAGCTCCCGATACACCCCGACCGGGGTCGACCCCGTGGCGAGCCCAAGCACGGCATGGCGGCCCTCGGCGTTCGCGGCGCGGATGGCGGCGGCGATGACCGCGGCGACTTGGCGGGCAATGGCTTCGTGATCATCGTGAACGAGCGTTCGAATCTTTTCCATGGACCGGACTCCTTGAGTCTCCCGGCTACCCTACCGTTCGTAAAGGTCCACCAACTCGCGGAGCCGGCGGCTGATGGCGGGCGTGAGTTGGTCCGACGAAAAGCGGAAGCCCCAGTTGCCGGACTGGCGGCCGGGCAGGTTCATCCGCGCCTCGCTCCCAAGCCCCAAGATGTCCTGCATCGGAATCAGCGTCTAGTGCATCTCGCGCCCATCGGTCGCGAGGTATCGCAAGGCGTGGTCTCGCTCCCGCGTAACGGCCTCGGCGCTCCGGGTGGAGTCCCCGGCCCCGGTCGAGTGCCACCAACCCAGAGTGGTGTCGTTATCGTGGGTGCCGGTGTACACCACGTGATTGTGAGGATAGGTGTGGGGCAGGAAGAGATTCGCCGGTCCGTCGGTGCCGAACGCGAATTGGAGAATACCCATCCCCGGGTAGCCGAATTGCTCCCGGAGCACCTCAACCGCGGGGGTGATGAGGCCGAGGTTCTCGGCCACGATGGGAAGCGGGCCGAGGGCTCGGGTGATCGCGGCAAACAGTTCGGCGCCGGGCCCCTCGATCCACCGACCGTTGGCCGCGGTCAGGTCGGTGGCCGGCACCTCCCAGTAGGACTCGAAACCCCGAAAGTGATCGACCCGGACCAGGTCGAAGAGCTCGAACGCGGACCGCATCCGGCGAATCCACCAGTCGTAGCCCCCCGCCCGCATCGCCGGCCAGTCATAGATGGGATTCCCCCAGAGCTGGCCGGTGGCGCTGAAGTAATCCGGAGGCACACCGGCCTGGACCAGGGGACGTCCTCGATCGTCGAGCTGGAAGAGCGTCGCATTGGACCAAACGTCGGCCGAGTCGTGGGCGAGGTAGATCGGAACGTCGCCCATGAGCTGGATCCCCCGGTCCCCGCAGGCCCGCTTCAGCGCGCCGAACTGGGCGAAGAACAACCACTGCTCCCGCCGGTAGTGCTCCACCGAGTCGGCGAGCCGGGTCCGCCAGCGGTCGAGCGCGACTGGATCGCGGCGGGCCACCCCGGCGTCCCAATCGGTCCACGCCACGCCACCGTGTTCGTGTTTGAGTGCCATGAACAGCGCGTAGTCCTCGAGCCACCATCCCTGTTCGGCGACGAAGGCCCGATAAGAATCGTCGAGGACGAGAGCCTCGGTTGCCTGGCGAAGCGTGGCTTGCTTGTGGGCGATGACCGACGGGAAGTCCACCACATCCACCGGAAACTCGCCGGCCCCGGCCGGGACGTGAATCAGCAGCGGATTGCCGGCAAAAGCCGAGAAGCACTGATAGGGCGAGTTTCCGTAGCCGGTGGGCCCGAGCGGCAGCATCTGCCAGATCGTGAGCCCCGACTCCGTCAGGAAGTCGAGGAACCGGTGCGCCCCTGGGCCGAGGTCCCCGACCCCGTTCGGGCCGGGGAGCGACGTGGGGT is drawn from Gemmatimonadota bacterium and contains these coding sequences:
- a CDS encoding amidase, with translation MIRPLPMFLGLVLTLMATPAATAQTTRFRIEEATIAGVHAAIRGGHLTCRRLVSHYLARIEAYDKQGPAINSLILINPVALAEADSLDRVMARRGPRGPLHCVPMIVKDNFTTAGLQTTAGSLALKGFVPEHDAFQVRRVREAGAIVLAKSNMDEFAWSPYETVSSILPGYTKNPYALDRVTAGSSGGTAAAVAANLGLVGLGTDTGNSIRGPSSHQSLVGIRSTIGLTSRAGIVPLGLRYDIAGPMARTVADAVLVFQVVAGEDPADPVTGAVRDHPIPDYTKSLVRGSLKGSRIGVLHQAYDTPTTDPEIRALFARALADLAAQGATIVDPVAVEGFDRLPSDDDGCLGFKPDLNRFLADQGDRVPVKTLKDILASRKFHPSIETAMRAAEADDRIPATDPGCRNGLEARKQLGAAVTALMERERLDALIYPTWSNPPRLIGDLNTPAGDNNQVFSPVTGFPALTVPMGSTRGGRLPAGLQFFGRAWSEARLIALGYDYEQATRHRKAPATVPPLR
- the nagB gene encoding glucosamine-6-phosphate deaminase; amino-acid sequence: MEKIRTLVHDDHEAIARQVAAVIAAAIRAANAEGRHAVLGLATGSTPVGVYRELIRLHREDGLSFARVVTFNLDEYYPMDPSSIHSYQRFMREHLFDHVDIDPATIHLPSGGVPRGDIEAECAGYEAAIRAAGGIDLQLLGIGKTGHIGFNEPGSGARSRTRLVTLDTVTRRDAAADFFGEAFVPREAVTMGVATILEARQIAILATGEHKAGIVRRAVEGPVDTEVAATFLQSHPATTFYLDRAAAAGLTRIATPWLVDEVEWNDRLALEAVVWLAGQAGRGILKLTQRDYVEHWLSSLLAKFGSPGAVNGFAFNALGAKIRGRSKLPRQQKVICFSPHPDDDVISMGGMLRKLVLNQNEVTVAYLTSGNIAVFDHDLRRYLDFLARFAREFRVAPEVTKALADRVGEFLATKSPGQMDIPEALDLKRMIRESEAVSGIETLGLARSAARFLNLPFYRTGKVRKDPVGSADVAVIQALLEEAEPDLVFVAGDLSDPHGTHRMCKEAIDLALARVARRPEVWLYRGAWQEWSVTEATWLVPLSQEELSLKIQAIFKHQSQKDSAPFPGLDEREFWQRVEARNKETAASLDRLGLAEYFAMEAYVVEPA